The Kineothrix sp. MB12-C1 genome includes a window with the following:
- a CDS encoding DUF5131 family protein, giving the protein MAMWNPWRGCHKYSEGCKFCYIHKGDHKRGVDTNNILKTDKFTTPIEKNKKDEYKIKSGQVVYLCFSSDLLLADADAWRTDCWQMIKERFDLHFIFLTKRIERFIDCIPDDWGTGYENVTVGCTIENQNMADFRLSIFSKLPIKHKNVICQPLIEQVSIEKYLDDVELVVVGGESDFNARPLNYDWVLSLRQQCINTDTHFEFRQCGTHFIKDGKTYTINVRQLCSQAKKADINY; this is encoded by the coding sequence ATGGCTATGTGGAATCCTTGGCGAGGCTGCCATAAATATAGCGAAGGCTGCAAGTTCTGTTATATTCACAAGGGCGATCATAAGCGTGGTGTTGATACAAACAACATTTTAAAAACAGATAAATTCACCACGCCTATTGAAAAAAACAAAAAAGATGAATACAAGATTAAATCCGGACAAGTAGTATATCTTTGCTTCTCTTCCGATCTTTTACTTGCTGACGCAGATGCTTGGAGAACTGATTGCTGGCAGATGATAAAAGAACGCTTCGACTTGCATTTCATATTTTTAACAAAACGTATTGAGAGATTTATTGACTGTATTCCTGATGATTGGGGAACCGGGTATGAAAATGTAACAGTGGGCTGTACCATAGAAAATCAAAACATGGCCGATTTTAGATTGTCTATTTTCAGCAAGCTGCCAATCAAGCATAAAAACGTTATTTGCCAGCCACTTATAGAGCAGGTTAGTATAGAAAAATATCTGGATGATGTAGAGCTTGTAGTAGTGGGTGGCGAATCAGATTTTAATGCACGGCCTTTGAACTATGACTGGGTTTTGTCGCTAAGACAGCAGTGCATCAATACAGATACCCATTTTGAATTTAGACAATGCGGAACACACTTCATAAAAGACGGGAAAACCTATACAATTAATGTAAGACAGCTTTGTAGTCAAGCAAAAAAAGCTGATATTAACTATTAG
- a CDS encoding helix-turn-helix domain-containing protein: MHAWEQIQKTIEYVEEHLGEELNIESLAKMAALSPFYYQRLFSRLVKKPVAEYVKLRRMAKAAEALLQKEQRILDIALELGFSSHEHFTRTFKDTFGMTPEEYRKNPQTLNHMTKPELLLHYTIIDEGVPLITDGIVLEVSRREMTESIYFVGAKKDLPIQHLAGLGTESGVDPLDTLWQNFHIQKQTILGLSEDDEEIGVTFSALEEGCFSYFAGAKSKPGDFPDGFMPWELPTGEYIVCSFEAENFEALVMDALYKAQQYVYNTWLPNHKLQTETFCAERYASHSPKTTSMEIWLKLKK, encoded by the coding sequence ATGCACGCATGGGAACAAATACAGAAAACTATAGAATATGTTGAAGAACACTTGGGCGAGGAATTAAATATTGAAAGCCTCGCAAAGATGGCGGCACTGTCTCCATTTTATTATCAACGCCTGTTTAGTCGGTTGGTAAAAAAGCCGGTTGCCGAGTACGTTAAGCTTCGCCGGATGGCAAAAGCTGCTGAAGCGCTGCTGCAAAAGGAGCAGCGCATTTTGGATATTGCATTAGAACTTGGCTTTTCATCCCACGAACATTTTACCCGTACCTTTAAGGATACCTTTGGCATGACACCAGAGGAATACCGTAAAAATCCACAAACTCTAAATCACATGACCAAACCGGAGCTTCTACTTCACTACACCATAATTGATGAAGGTGTACCGCTCATTACCGATGGTATTGTGTTGGAAGTAAGCCGAAGAGAAATGACGGAGTCGATTTATTTTGTCGGTGCTAAAAAGGATTTACCGATTCAGCATTTAGCTGGACTGGGAACAGAATCAGGGGTTGACCCGCTTGATACCCTTTGGCAAAACTTCCATATCCAGAAACAAACAATACTTGGTCTTTCTGAGGATGACGAAGAAATTGGTGTGACCTTTTCAGCTTTAGAAGAGGGATGTTTCAGCTATTTTGCAGGTGCAAAGTCAAAACCAGGAGACTTTCCAGATGGTTTTATGCCCTGGGAACTGCCTACAGGAGAATATATTGTTTGCTCCTTTGAAGCTGAAAACTTTGAAGCCCTTGTCATGGATGCTCTTTATAAAGCACAGCAGTATGTCTATAACACATGGCTTCCAAATCACAAGTTGCAGACAGAGACATTTTGTGCGGAGCGATATGCAAGTCATTCTCCGAAAACCACAAGCATGGAAATCTGGCTCAAGCTGAAAAAGTAA